One genomic window of Medicago truncatula cultivar Jemalong A17 chromosome 1, MtrunA17r5.0-ANR, whole genome shotgun sequence includes the following:
- the LOC25484375 gene encoding AT-rich interactive domain-containing protein 2 isoform X2 — protein sequence MLGEGQLLDLYQLFSLVKEKGGYDAVSRKGLWKSVIVELGLDLRVLPSVKLFFDKYLNDFEGWLRKSLEENSLKNGNDGYLNSLPIDLEKEFQNLFCSNLKDKDDDFVPLESSNIIKHIDLVNHKSDGYLLDTKNQNNKCDGVQNVNSDGNGGYDEKLGTGVKDDITASCAETEKEFNSRKRKLESPIAQPLTEPSKGKEYKEGQDIFVQRLRAQDVLSVRKHAEPNRGSSSKKEKMNPAKYEDLRRSKRLSVALKLHGMESEKSPMEKTTGKPDVMIKKKKSTSKAAVTKKKISTAKAAVTEEKKYDPFSDDSRDVSVGPLFQVEVPQWTGIVYGSDSKSLGTQVWPVKDDSRPTTETDLIGRGRRGKCSCNVQGSVDCVRSHVASNRMKLKFELGSAFYHWGFDKMGEEVSLQWTGDEEKRFKDIMSLKIPSQNKSFWNNPSSYFQKRTRKDMVSYYFNVYLIQLRSYQNRVTSETVDSDDDEIEFESFGDGFGRKAIQRPSIEFKECSENK from the exons ATGCTCGGTGAGGGTCAATTGCTTGATTTATATCAATTGTTCTCCCTTGTGAAGGAAAAAGGTGGGTATGATGCGGTATCAAGAAAAGGGTTGTGGAAGTCTGTGATAGTTGAACTGGGTTTGGACCTTCGTGTTCTACCTTCggtgaaattattttttgacaaatatctGAATGATTTCGAAGGTTGGCTCAGGAAATCTCTCGAAGAGAATAGTTTAAAAAATGGGAATGATGGGTATTTGAACTCATTGCCAATAGATCTAGAAAAAGagtttcaaaaccttttttgcTCAAATCTAAAGGACAAAGATGATGATTTTGTCCCGTTAGAATCGAGTAACATCATAAAGCACATTGATTTGGTTAACCACAAGAGTGATGGTTATTTATTGGacactaaaaatcaaaataacaaatgtGACGGTGTCCAAAATGTTAACAGTGATGGTAATGGCGGCTACGATGAAAAATTGGGCACTGGTGTTAAGGATGATATAACCGCCTCTTGTGCGGAAACTGAGAAGGAATTTAATTCTCGCAAACGTAAACTAGAATCGCCTATAGCTCAACCATTAACAGAACCATCAAAGGGGAAGGAGTATAAAGAAGGCCAGGACATTTTTGTTCAGAGGCTAAGGGCACAAGATGTTCTGTCGGTCAGAAAGCATGCAGAACCAAACCGTGGATCATCATCCAAG AAGGAGAAGATGAATCCTGCCAAGTATGAGGATCTGAGACGTAGTAAAAGGCTGTCTGTCGCTCTTAAGTTGCATGGTATGGAATCAGAAAAAAGTCCTATGGAGAAAACAACTGGCAAACCAGACGTCATgatcaagaagaaaaaatcaactTCCAAAGCAGCTgtgacaaaaaagaaaatatcaacTGCCAAAGCAGCTGTGACTGAAGAGAAAAAATACGACCCATTTAGTGATGATTCTCGTGATGTTTCTGTTGGTCCTCTTTTCCAAGTGGAAGTCCCACAATGGACTGGTATAGTTTATGGGAGTGACTCTAAATCGTTAGGCACACAAGTATGGCCTGTTAAAGATGATTCAAGACCTACTACAGAAACAGATCTTATTGGTAGAGGAAGACGAGGAAAGTGTAGCTGCAATGTTCAAGGTTCAGTTGACTGTGTAAGATCACATGTTGCTTCAAACAGGATGAAGCTGAAGTTTGAGTTGGGTTCTGCATTTTACCATTGGGGATTTGATAAAATGGGCGAGGAAGTTTCACTTCAATGGACAGGTGATGAAGAAAAGAGATTTAAGGATATAATGAGTCTAAAAATCCCCTCCCAAAACAAGTCTTTTTGGAACAATCCATCCAGTTACTTTCAAAAGAGGACAAGAAAAGACATGGTGAGTTATTACTTCAATGTATATCTTATTCAACTAAGAAGTTATCAGAATCGAGTGACTTCGGAGACTGTTGACAGTGATGATGACGAAATCGAATTTGAATCTTTTGGTGATGGTTTCGGGAGGAAAGCTATCCAGCGTCCATCAATTGAATTCAAGGAGTGTTCAGAGAACAAGTAA
- the LOC25484375 gene encoding AT-rich interactive domain-containing protein 2 isoform X1 translates to MANGSSLDRSEAETFTEFHRNGGCLVEGRVDSADHDNDKAKQKSLFCQFFSAYLKENCSRGNVRPVPVMLGEGQLLDLYQLFSLVKEKGGYDAVSRKGLWKSVIVELGLDLRVLPSVKLFFDKYLNDFEGWLRKSLEENSLKNGNDGYLNSLPIDLEKEFQNLFCSNLKDKDDDFVPLESSNIIKHIDLVNHKSDGYLLDTKNQNNKCDGVQNVNSDGNGGYDEKLGTGVKDDITASCAETEKEFNSRKRKLESPIAQPLTEPSKGKEYKEGQDIFVQRLRAQDVLSVRKHAEPNRGSSSKKEKMNPAKYEDLRRSKRLSVALKLHGMESEKSPMEKTTGKPDVMIKKKKSTSKAAVTKKKISTAKAAVTEEKKYDPFSDDSRDVSVGPLFQVEVPQWTGIVYGSDSKSLGTQVWPVKDDSRPTTETDLIGRGRRGKCSCNVQGSVDCVRSHVASNRMKLKFELGSAFYHWGFDKMGEEVSLQWTGDEEKRFKDIMSLKIPSQNKSFWNNPSSYFQKRTRKDMVSYYFNVYLIQLRSYQNRVTSETVDSDDDEIEFESFGDGFGRKAIQRPSIEFKECSENK, encoded by the exons ATGGCAAACGGGTCATCCCTTGATCGGTCTGAAGCTGAAACATTTACTGAATTTCATAGAAATGGCGGTTGTCTTGTCGAGGGTCGTGTTGATAGTGCTGATCATGACAATGACAAGGCTAAACAAAAATCtttgttttgtcaatttttttcgGCTTACCTAAAGGAGAATTGTAGTAGAGGCAATGTGAGGCCTGTGCCGGTGATGCTCGGTGAGGGTCAATTGCTTGATTTATATCAATTGTTCTCCCTTGTGAAGGAAAAAGGTGGGTATGATGCGGTATCAAGAAAAGGGTTGTGGAAGTCTGTGATAGTTGAACTGGGTTTGGACCTTCGTGTTCTACCTTCggtgaaattattttttgacaaatatctGAATGATTTCGAAGGTTGGCTCAGGAAATCTCTCGAAGAGAATAGTTTAAAAAATGGGAATGATGGGTATTTGAACTCATTGCCAATAGATCTAGAAAAAGagtttcaaaaccttttttgcTCAAATCTAAAGGACAAAGATGATGATTTTGTCCCGTTAGAATCGAGTAACATCATAAAGCACATTGATTTGGTTAACCACAAGAGTGATGGTTATTTATTGGacactaaaaatcaaaataacaaatgtGACGGTGTCCAAAATGTTAACAGTGATGGTAATGGCGGCTACGATGAAAAATTGGGCACTGGTGTTAAGGATGATATAACCGCCTCTTGTGCGGAAACTGAGAAGGAATTTAATTCTCGCAAACGTAAACTAGAATCGCCTATAGCTCAACCATTAACAGAACCATCAAAGGGGAAGGAGTATAAAGAAGGCCAGGACATTTTTGTTCAGAGGCTAAGGGCACAAGATGTTCTGTCGGTCAGAAAGCATGCAGAACCAAACCGTGGATCATCATCCAAG AAGGAGAAGATGAATCCTGCCAAGTATGAGGATCTGAGACGTAGTAAAAGGCTGTCTGTCGCTCTTAAGTTGCATGGTATGGAATCAGAAAAAAGTCCTATGGAGAAAACAACTGGCAAACCAGACGTCATgatcaagaagaaaaaatcaactTCCAAAGCAGCTgtgacaaaaaagaaaatatcaacTGCCAAAGCAGCTGTGACTGAAGAGAAAAAATACGACCCATTTAGTGATGATTCTCGTGATGTTTCTGTTGGTCCTCTTTTCCAAGTGGAAGTCCCACAATGGACTGGTATAGTTTATGGGAGTGACTCTAAATCGTTAGGCACACAAGTATGGCCTGTTAAAGATGATTCAAGACCTACTACAGAAACAGATCTTATTGGTAGAGGAAGACGAGGAAAGTGTAGCTGCAATGTTCAAGGTTCAGTTGACTGTGTAAGATCACATGTTGCTTCAAACAGGATGAAGCTGAAGTTTGAGTTGGGTTCTGCATTTTACCATTGGGGATTTGATAAAATGGGCGAGGAAGTTTCACTTCAATGGACAGGTGATGAAGAAAAGAGATTTAAGGATATAATGAGTCTAAAAATCCCCTCCCAAAACAAGTCTTTTTGGAACAATCCATCCAGTTACTTTCAAAAGAGGACAAGAAAAGACATGGTGAGTTATTACTTCAATGTATATCTTATTCAACTAAGAAGTTATCAGAATCGAGTGACTTCGGAGACTGTTGACAGTGATGATGACGAAATCGAATTTGAATCTTTTGGTGATGGTTTCGGGAGGAAAGCTATCCAGCGTCCATCAATTGAATTCAAGGAGTGTTCAGAGAACAAGTAA